A single window of Mustela erminea isolate mMusErm1 chromosome 4, mMusErm1.Pri, whole genome shotgun sequence DNA harbors:
- the BRD2 gene encoding bromodomain-containing protein 2 isoform X3: MDMGTIKRRLENNYYWAASECMQDFNTMFTNCYIYNKPTDDIVLMAQTLEKIFLQKVASMPQEEQELVVTIPKNSHKKGAKLAALQGSITSAHQVPAVSSVSHTALYTPPPEIPTTVLNIPHPSVISSPLLKSLHSAGPPLLAVSAAPPAQPLAKKKGVKRKADTTTPTPTAILAPGSPASPPGSLEPKAARLPPMRRESGRPIKPPRKDLPDSQQQHQSSKKGKLSEQLKHCNGILKELLSKKHAAYAWPFYKPVDASALGLHDYHDIIKHPMDLSTVKRKMENRDYRDAQEFAADVRLMFSNCYKYNPPDHDVVAMARKLQDVFEFRYAKMPDEPLEPGPLPVSTALPPGLAKSSSESSSEESSSESSSEEEEEDDEEDEEEEESESSDSEEERAHRLAELQEQLRAVHEQLAALSQGPISKPKRKREKKEKKKKRKAEKHRGRAGLDEDDKGPRAPRPSQPKKSKKASGGGGGSAATLGPPGFGPSGGSGSKLPKKATKTAPPALPTGYDSEEEEESRPMSYDEKRQLSLDINKLPGEKLGRVVHIIQAREPSLRDSNPEEIEIDFETLKPSTLRELERYVLSCLRKKPRKPYTIKKPVGKTKEELALEKKRELEKRLQDVSGQLNSTKKPPKKASEKTESSSSAQQVAVSRLSASSSSSDSSSSSSSSSSSDTSDSDSG; this comes from the exons ATGGACATGGGTACTATTAAAAGGAGGCTTGAAAACAACTATTACTGGGCTGCCTCAGAGTGTATGCAGGATTTTAACACCATGTTCACCAATTGTTACATCTACAACaag CCCACTGATGATATTGTCCTAATGGCACAAACGTTGGAAAAGATCTTCCTACAGAAAGTGGCATCTATGCCACAAGAAGAGCAAGAGCTTGTGGTGACCATCCCTAAGAACAGCCACAAGAAGGGGGCCAAATTGGCAG CACTCCAGGGTAGCATCACTAGTGCCCATCAGGTGCCTGCTGTTTCTTCTGTGTCTCACACAGCCCTGTATACTCCACCACCTGAGATACCTACCACTGTCCTCAACATTCCCCACCCGTCAGTCatctcttctccccttctcaaGTCCTTACACTCTGCTGGACCCCCGCTCCTTGCTGtctctgcagctcccccagcccagccccttgCCAAG AAAAAAGGCGTAAAGCGGAAAGCAGATACTACCACACCTACTCCTACAGCCATCCTGGCTCCTGGTTCCCCAGCTAGCCCCCCTGGGAgtcttgagcccaaggcagcacgTCTTCCCCCTATGCGTAGAGAGAGTGGTCGCCCCATCAAGCCCCCACGCAAAGACTTACCTGACTCTCAGCAGCAACACCAGAGCTCCAAGAAAGGAAAGCTGTCAGAACAGTTAAAACATTGCAATGGCATTTTGAAAGAATTGCTCTCTAAGAAGCACGCTGCCTATGCCTGGCCTTTCTATAAACCAGTGGACGCTTCTGCTCTTGGTCTGCATGACTACCATGACATCATTAAGCACCCCATGGACCTCAGCACTGTCAAG CGGAAGATGGAGAATCGTGATTACCGGGATGCACAGGAGTTTGCTGCTGATGTGCGGCTTATGTTCTCCAACTGCTATAAGTACAATCCCCCAGACCACGATGTCGTGGCCATGGCACGAAAGCTACAG GATGTATTTGAGTTCCGTTACGCCAAGATGCCAGATGAACCACTGGAACCAGGGCCTTTACCTGTGTCTACTGCCTTGCCACCTGGGTTGGCCAAATCCTCTTCAGAGTCCTCCAGCGAGGAAAGCAGCAGTGAGAGCTCttctgaggaagaagaggaggacgacgaggaggatgaggaggaagaagagagtgaAAGCTCGGACTCTGAGGAAGAAAGGGCTCATAGATTGGCTGAACTACAAGagcag CTCCGGGCAGTACATGAACAACTGGCTGCCCTGTCTCAAGGCCCAATATCCAAGCCAAAgcggaagagagaaaaaaaagagaaaaagaagaaacggAAGGCAGAGAAGCATCGAGGCCGAGCTGGGCTTGATGAAGATGACAAGGGACCTCGGGCACCCCGCCCATCTCAACCCAAGAAGTCCAAGAAAgcaagtggtggtgggggtggcagtGCTGCTACACTGGGCCCTCCCGGCTTTGGACCTTCTGGAGGAAGCGGCAGCAA ACTGCCCAAAAAGGCCACGAAGACAGCCCCACCTGCCCTGCCTACAGGCTATgattcagaggaggaagaggaaagcagaCCCATGAGTTACGATGAAAAGCGGCAGTTGAGTTTGGACATCAACAAATTACCTGGGGAGAAACTTGGTCGAGTTGTGCACATAATCCAGGCTAGAGAGCCTTCTTTACGTGACTCAAACCCAGAAGAGATAGAGATTGATTTTGAAACCCTCAAGCCATCCACACTTAGAGAGCTTGAGCGCTATGTTCTCTCCTGTCTACGAAAAAAACCTCGGAAGCCCTATA CCATTAAGAAACCTGTGGGAAAGACAAAGGAGGAGCTGGCTTTGGAAAAGAAGCGGGAATTAGAAAAGCGGTTACAAGATGTTAGTGGGCAGCTCAATTCCACCAAAAAGCCCCCCAAGAAAG CAAGTGAGAAAACAGAGTCCTCGTCGTCGGCACAGCAAGTAGCAGTGTCACGCCTCAGCGCTTCCAGCTCCAGCTCAGATTCCAGCTCCTCCTCTTCATCATCCTCTTCTTCAGACACCAGTGATTCAGACTCAGGCTAA
- the BRD2 gene encoding bromodomain-containing protein 2 isoform X2, translated as MASVPALQLTPANPPPPEVSNPKKPGRVTNQLQYLHKVVMKALWKHQFAWPFRQPVDAVKLGLPDYHKIIKQPMDMGTIKRRLENNYYWAASECMQDFNTMFTNCYIYNKPTDDIVLMAQTLEKIFLQKVASMPQEEQELVVTIPKNSHKKGAKLAALQGSITSAHQVPAVSSVSHTALYTPPPEIPTTVLNIPHPSVISSPLLKSLHSAGPPLLAVSAAPPAQPLAKKKGVKRKADTTTPTPTAILAPGSPASPPGSLEPKAARLPPMRRESGRPIKPPRKDLPDSQQQHQSSKKGKLSEQLKHCNGILKELLSKKHAAYAWPFYKPVDASALGLHDYHDIIKHPMDLSTVKRKMENRDYRDAQEFAADVRLMFSNCYKYNPPDHDVVAMARKLQDVFEFRYAKMPDEPLEPGPLPVSTALPPGLAKSSSESSSEESSSESSSEEEEEDDEEDEEEEESESSDSEEERAHRLAELQEQLRAVHEQLAALSQGPISKPKRKREKKEKKKKRKAEKHRGRAGLDEDDKGPRAPRPSQPKKSKKASGGGGGSAATLGPPGFGPSGGSGSKLPKKATKTAPPALPTGYDSEEEEESRPMSYDEKRQLSLDINKLPGEKLGRVVHIIQAREPSLRDSNPEEIEIDFETLKPSTLRELERYVLSCLRKKPRKPYTIKKPVGKTKEELALEKKRELEKRLQDVSGQLNSTKKPPKKASEKTESSSSAQQVAVSRLSASSSSSDSSSSSSSSSSSDTSDSDSG; from the exons gattatcacaaaattataaaacagcCTATGGACATGGGTACTATTAAAAGGAGGCTTGAAAACAACTATTACTGGGCTGCCTCAGAGTGTATGCAGGATTTTAACACCATGTTCACCAATTGTTACATCTACAACaag CCCACTGATGATATTGTCCTAATGGCACAAACGTTGGAAAAGATCTTCCTACAGAAAGTGGCATCTATGCCACAAGAAGAGCAAGAGCTTGTGGTGACCATCCCTAAGAACAGCCACAAGAAGGGGGCCAAATTGGCAG CACTCCAGGGTAGCATCACTAGTGCCCATCAGGTGCCTGCTGTTTCTTCTGTGTCTCACACAGCCCTGTATACTCCACCACCTGAGATACCTACCACTGTCCTCAACATTCCCCACCCGTCAGTCatctcttctccccttctcaaGTCCTTACACTCTGCTGGACCCCCGCTCCTTGCTGtctctgcagctcccccagcccagccccttgCCAAG AAAAAAGGCGTAAAGCGGAAAGCAGATACTACCACACCTACTCCTACAGCCATCCTGGCTCCTGGTTCCCCAGCTAGCCCCCCTGGGAgtcttgagcccaaggcagcacgTCTTCCCCCTATGCGTAGAGAGAGTGGTCGCCCCATCAAGCCCCCACGCAAAGACTTACCTGACTCTCAGCAGCAACACCAGAGCTCCAAGAAAGGAAAGCTGTCAGAACAGTTAAAACATTGCAATGGCATTTTGAAAGAATTGCTCTCTAAGAAGCACGCTGCCTATGCCTGGCCTTTCTATAAACCAGTGGACGCTTCTGCTCTTGGTCTGCATGACTACCATGACATCATTAAGCACCCCATGGACCTCAGCACTGTCAAG CGGAAGATGGAGAATCGTGATTACCGGGATGCACAGGAGTTTGCTGCTGATGTGCGGCTTATGTTCTCCAACTGCTATAAGTACAATCCCCCAGACCACGATGTCGTGGCCATGGCACGAAAGCTACAG GATGTATTTGAGTTCCGTTACGCCAAGATGCCAGATGAACCACTGGAACCAGGGCCTTTACCTGTGTCTACTGCCTTGCCACCTGGGTTGGCCAAATCCTCTTCAGAGTCCTCCAGCGAGGAAAGCAGCAGTGAGAGCTCttctgaggaagaagaggaggacgacgaggaggatgaggaggaagaagagagtgaAAGCTCGGACTCTGAGGAAGAAAGGGCTCATAGATTGGCTGAACTACAAGagcag CTCCGGGCAGTACATGAACAACTGGCTGCCCTGTCTCAAGGCCCAATATCCAAGCCAAAgcggaagagagaaaaaaaagagaaaaagaagaaacggAAGGCAGAGAAGCATCGAGGCCGAGCTGGGCTTGATGAAGATGACAAGGGACCTCGGGCACCCCGCCCATCTCAACCCAAGAAGTCCAAGAAAgcaagtggtggtgggggtggcagtGCTGCTACACTGGGCCCTCCCGGCTTTGGACCTTCTGGAGGAAGCGGCAGCAA ACTGCCCAAAAAGGCCACGAAGACAGCCCCACCTGCCCTGCCTACAGGCTATgattcagaggaggaagaggaaagcagaCCCATGAGTTACGATGAAAAGCGGCAGTTGAGTTTGGACATCAACAAATTACCTGGGGAGAAACTTGGTCGAGTTGTGCACATAATCCAGGCTAGAGAGCCTTCTTTACGTGACTCAAACCCAGAAGAGATAGAGATTGATTTTGAAACCCTCAAGCCATCCACACTTAGAGAGCTTGAGCGCTATGTTCTCTCCTGTCTACGAAAAAAACCTCGGAAGCCCTATA CCATTAAGAAACCTGTGGGAAAGACAAAGGAGGAGCTGGCTTTGGAAAAGAAGCGGGAATTAGAAAAGCGGTTACAAGATGTTAGTGGGCAGCTCAATTCCACCAAAAAGCCCCCCAAGAAAG CAAGTGAGAAAACAGAGTCCTCGTCGTCGGCACAGCAAGTAGCAGTGTCACGCCTCAGCGCTTCCAGCTCCAGCTCAGATTCCAGCTCCTCCTCTTCATCATCCTCTTCTTCAGACACCAGTGATTCAGACTCAGGCTAA